The DNA sequence GTGATGACTGCATTGCCCACTTGCTGACGAGCATTTTCCAGAGCGACACGCGCTTGCTCGACAGAAGCCTCCGTTACCGCTACACCTGTCTTCTGTTGGGCGGTCGCAAGCGCCTGCTTGGCGTTGTCATAGGCGGTCTGCACCGATACCAGCGTAGCTTTGGCTTGTTCCAGCTGTTGGGCAGATACGGCACCTTGATTGAACAACTGCGAGATCCGTTGGTAATCGCGCTGGGCATCCTTTAATGTCTGATCCGCCTGAACGAGACCGTTTTTGGCTTGCTGCAGACTTTGCCCCGTGCTGGTGGTGCTCTGCCGTAGCGATGCGACGGACAGCTCGTAAGCCGCCTGCGCCTGCCTGACTGCGTTGTTCAGCTCGGTTTGATCCAACGTGAACAACACTGCTCCCGCCTGAACCCTTTGGCCCAGCTTCACATGGACCTGACTGATTTTTCCGCTGATCTTGGGTGTGATAGCGACTTCCTCGTTCGGCGCCAGCTTTCCTGTGACCCCTGCTCGCGTTCCTACATTCCCACGCTTTACAGTATCGACCTGTACAGGAACGACTTTGTTCTCCTCTTGCTTGGGTTGTACTTGCACCTCCTGGCTACTGCACCCTCCAATGGCTACTGCGAGAGCTACCAACAGCCCGATCCTTGCTCGGTTTCTTTTCATTCCCTTTTTTCCTCCTTCTACCAAGCAAACTGCCTACTCATCCCTCTGTCAAAAGCTCGCTTTCACTCGTCTTTTTCTGCTTGCGCTTGCGATTTTTCAGCTTGCGTCCCAGATCGTCAAACCACGTATAAACCACTGGAATAAGCACAAGTGTAATCAGTGTGGAGAAAGACAGACCAAAGATCACGACGATCGCCATCGGAGCTTGTGACTCGTTTCCTTCTCCGCCTCCGAATGCGAGTGGAGTGATCGCCAAAATCGTTGCGAGCGAGGTCATCAAGATCGGACGCAGACGCAAGGGACCTGCATGCAGAATGGCGTCGTTGCGCTCCACCCCTTTTTTACGGAGCTGATTGACGTAATCAATTAGCACGATGGCGTTGTTCACGACAATACCAATAAGCAAAATGTAGCCAATCAAAGCCGGTACACTGAGCGGCTTACCGGTTACCAGGAGCCCTACGACCACACCGATGAACGTAGGTGGAATCGAGAACATAATGATAAACGGTGTGAACAATGACTCAAATTGGCTGGCCATGACCATGTAGACGAGGGCAATGGACAAGATAATCGCGAGTCCGAGACTGCCGAACGACTCCATCATTTCCTTACTTTGGCCGCCGAACTCAATGCTATAGCCATCCGGTAGAGTCAGTGCGTTTAGCCTCGCTTGAATATCGGTGGAGACGGAATTCAAGTCACGACCTACGAACTCTCCGGATATTTTCACTTCACGGGTCTGATTGGAGCGCGCGATGACCTGCGGCACTTCCTGACTGACTACATCAGCTACGGAAGATAAGGCAATCTGTGCCCCACCTGATGTCGGGATACGGAGCTGCTGCAAATAAGTAATGTCGTCTTGATACTTACGCGGCATCATCACTCGGATGTCAATTTGATCGTCCCCTGTTTGAAAAGTCGTGACCGTCGTGCCGTCAAAGGCTGTTCTCACATTGGAAAGCACCTGACTGGTCGTCAGTCCGTACAGCCCGGCACGCGAAGCATTCACAACCACCTGCAGCTCATGGTTTTTTTCTTCCAAGGAAGAGAGGATGTTGCGAGTGCCGTCTACCTGCTTCATTTCCCCTGCGATAATCGCGCTGATATCTTCTAGCACAGCGAGATCGTCTCCGCGCACCGTCACTTCCAGCGGAGCAGTTACCGGCCCTCCTGACTGATCCAGCTCCTTGACTTCTATCTCGGGACCAGAGATGTCTGCCAATTGTTTGCGCAGAAGCTCAACTACCTGCTCCGTCGTCACGGTACGCTTTTCTTTAGACACCAGCGATACCTGCAGCTGAGCGCGATTGCTCGTCGATGTGGCGATGATGGAAGGACCTCCGGAAGACCCAATCGACGTATACAATTGCTCGAGCTGCGGCAGCTGCTTGATCCTGCTCTCTACCTCTGTGACCACTTTCTCCGTTTCTTTCAGCAGGGTACCATTGGGCATTTTAATGGACACGGAAATTTTGCCTTGCTCCAGCTTCGGGATAAACTCCGCTCCGACTGCTCCCGATAGAAAAATAGCACCGACAAACAGGGCAATCGTCGCGGCAAATACTGTTTTCCGATGCGTGATGGCCCAGCCAAGGAAACGTCCGTATCCGCGTGCCAGTCTGAAAAAGCCGATGTTGAACCAGACCATCGGATTGATGCCACGATAGTTCGCACGTTCCTGCTCATCCATATGCGGCGTCTTTTTCAGCCAACGAGCACTCAGCATCGGCACGATCGTCAGGGAAGCCAACAGAGCAGCGATATGGGAATAGACGACGGTCAGGGCAAGTGGTCCAAACAGCTCAGACGCCAGCCCCTCTACGAAAACAATGGGAGCAAACACCGCGATCTGCGCCAAGGCGGAAGCCATTACCGCTGTACCGACTTCTTTGGAGCCTAGCCGTGCCGCTTCCATCATACTTTTGCCTTGCTCACGATAACGGAAAATGTTTTCTAAAATGACGACAGCGAAGTCAACGAGAGAACCGAGTCCAAGCGTCAAGCCGGACAGTGAAATGAGGTTGATCGTCTGACCGGTAAAATACATCAGACAGAATGTGGCAATAACGGAGATGGGTAGTACGATCGCAATAATGATCATCGATCGGAAGCTGTTTAGGAACAGGAACAAAACGAAGATGGAAAACAGACCACCGACCAGCGCATGTTCTCCTACCGTGTAGATGGAATCCTTGATGAATTGAGAAGAATCGAGAATGGTCGTGATTTTCACATTTTTCGGCAAGACGTTTTGGAGCTGTAGCAGTTCGGCCTTCACTTCGTCGGCTACTTCGATTGTATTTCCGCCAGAAGCCTTTGTTACGCTCAAGCCAACGCTCGTCTGACCGTCCAAATACGTTTTCTGGGTGATTTCCTTGTATGTATCGTTGATGGTCGCCAGATTTTTCAGCGCGATGGTACCGGCAGCCAGCCGAATAGGCGTCTCGCCTATCTCCTGGACACTGCTGTACTCCCCGTCTACTCGGATCGACAGCTTCGTGTCACCCTCGCGAACACTACCCGATGTGCCGGAGAGGTTGGTCGCTTGCAGGGCTTGCTGCACTTGCTCCAGTCCGATGCCGTAAGCGGCTATCTTGTCGGGATCGAGCACGACCTCGATCACTTGGTCCTCACCGCCGGACACACCTACAGAGGCAATTCCGTCAATCCGCTCCAATCTCGGCTTGATCACGTCCTCCGCCAATGATTTCAGCTTGGCGACGTTACTCTCCCCCGTGACAGACAAGGTCATAATCGGCTCGCTGTTCGGATCGATCTTGATAATTCTTGGTGAGTTTGCGTTGTCTGGCAGTCTTCCTCGCACCTGGTCTACCTTGTCTCTCATGTTCAGGGTAGCCTGGTCCATGTCCGTTCCCCAATTAAACTGGAGGATGACCTGAGAAGCGCCTTCCGCCGAATTGGACATGATCTTGTCGACGTTGGCGACCGTACCGAGCCCTTCCTCAATCGGCTTTGTCACGAGTTTTTCTACCTCAGCAGGCGTGCTGCCATCTACCGTCGTGACGACTACCGCTACGGGCAAATTTAGCTCAGGGTACAGTTCCACAGCCAGTTTGGGGAGGGAGACAAAGCCAAAGATGAGTAAAGCAAGTGCCATCATGAAAATGGTGACAGGCCGTTGGATGGAAAAACGCGAAAGATTCATCTCGCATCGCTACCTCCCTTTTTCGGAAACGATTGTTGCCGCACTTCGAGATGTCTGGTCAAAAGCGTCAAGGCCGCAGACGCCCTCTCCACTTCAGACGCTGTCATGGATGTGAACAAATCGGGGAAATACTCACCTCGCATAAATGGAATCCGCTGCTGAATGGCCTCTACCGACTCGGCCAGCACGACCCAGACCATGCGCCTGTCGTGGATATCGCGAGCACGCTCCACAAAGCCGTTCCGCTCCAGTCGATCGACGATTCCTGAGACCGTGCTGTAGGACAGATCGATCAGCCGACTGATTTCACCGATCGTCTTCTTCCCCTGCATAACAGGACCGAGCACAAACATCTGCGGCACGGTCATCCCGCATGCAGCCAACTCCTGTGCGAGTACATCCAAATACACTTTGTTCATGTACATCAGGTGCATTGACATTTGCTTCTTCTCGTCCATGGCATACACCCCAGATTATTTTGCTTCGCGAAATAATTATGTCACGCTGTAATATTTCGCATCAAGAAATATCGGTTATGAAAAGCGAAGCAAGTTTCGACAAGGACGCATGCTTACAAAAAAACAGACTGCCCATTTCGGTAGCCTGCTCCTTCATAGATCCTTTCTTCTTAGCTCTTATACCCCCGCTGTCACTTTCGCTTTTGGCTTTTCTTTCTTTCCTGACAAGAACACGCCTCCCACGATGAAGATCATCCCCGCCAACAAATTC is a window from the Brevibacillus choshinensis genome containing:
- a CDS encoding efflux RND transporter periplasmic adaptor subunit, which gives rise to MKRNRARIGLLVALAVAIGGCSSQEVQVQPKQEENKVVPVQVDTVKRGNVGTRAGVTGKLAPNEEVAITPKISGKISQVHVKLGQRVQAGAVLFTLDQTELNNAVRQAQAAYELSVASLRQSTTSTGQSLQQAKNGLVQADQTLKDAQRDYQRISQLFNQGAVSAQQLEQAKATLVSVQTAYDNAKQALATAQQKTGVAVTEASVEQARVALENARQQVGNAVITAPISGTISLVHGSAGEMASPQSAVVTIVNTDPLIAKANLSEQDVATVKKGDVVTITLTALEKDLKGTVSAISPVMNPDLRAYPVEISLANPDAVLKADMVVNIQFGLQQSVNALVVSRKAVFEENGKQYVYKLDDKTAKKVEVETGAQTSDAIEIVKGVQEGDQIVVRGQTLLKDGATVQIQQGS
- a CDS encoding MarR family winged helix-turn-helix transcriptional regulator; the protein is MDEKKQMSMHLMYMNKVYLDVLAQELAACGMTVPQMFVLGPVMQGKKTIGEISRLIDLSYSTVSGIVDRLERNGFVERARDIHDRRMVWVVLAESVEAIQQRIPFMRGEYFPDLFTSMTASEVERASAALTLLTRHLEVRQQSFPKKGGSDAR
- a CDS encoding efflux RND transporter permease subunit; this translates as MNLSRFSIQRPVTIFMMALALLIFGFVSLPKLAVELYPELNLPVAVVVTTVDGSTPAEVEKLVTKPIEEGLGTVANVDKIMSNSAEGASQVILQFNWGTDMDQATLNMRDKVDQVRGRLPDNANSPRIIKIDPNSEPIMTLSVTGESNVAKLKSLAEDVIKPRLERIDGIASVGVSGGEDQVIEVVLDPDKIAAYGIGLEQVQQALQATNLSGTSGSVREGDTKLSIRVDGEYSSVQEIGETPIRLAAGTIALKNLATINDTYKEITQKTYLDGQTSVGLSVTKASGGNTIEVADEVKAELLQLQNVLPKNVKITTILDSSQFIKDSIYTVGEHALVGGLFSIFVLFLFLNSFRSMIIIAIVLPISVIATFCLMYFTGQTINLISLSGLTLGLGSLVDFAVVILENIFRYREQGKSMMEAARLGSKEVGTAVMASALAQIAVFAPIVFVEGLASELFGPLALTVVYSHIAALLASLTIVPMLSARWLKKTPHMDEQERANYRGINPMVWFNIGFFRLARGYGRFLGWAITHRKTVFAATIALFVGAIFLSGAVGAEFIPKLEQGKISVSIKMPNGTLLKETEKVVTEVESRIKQLPQLEQLYTSIGSSGGPSIIATSTSNRAQLQVSLVSKEKRTVTTEQVVELLRKQLADISGPEIEVKELDQSGGPVTAPLEVTVRGDDLAVLEDISAIIAGEMKQVDGTRNILSSLEEKNHELQVVVNASRAGLYGLTTSQVLSNVRTAFDGTTVTTFQTGDDQIDIRVMMPRKYQDDITYLQQLRIPTSGGAQIALSSVADVVSQEVPQVIARSNQTREVKISGEFVGRDLNSVSTDIQARLNALTLPDGYSIEFGGQSKEMMESFGSLGLAIILSIALVYMVMASQFESLFTPFIIMFSIPPTFIGVVVGLLVTGKPLSVPALIGYILLIGIVVNNAIVLIDYVNQLRKKGVERNDAILHAGPLRLRPILMTSLATILAITPLAFGGGEGNESQAPMAIVVIFGLSFSTLITLVLIPVVYTWFDDLGRKLKNRKRKQKKTSESELLTEG